A region of Anolis carolinensis isolate JA03-04 unplaced genomic scaffold, rAnoCar3.1.pri scaffold_7, whole genome shotgun sequence DNA encodes the following proteins:
- the ift20 gene encoding intraflagellar transport protein 20 homolog, protein MVRSKWAGLTLPLSPWQRGERAWNDPLGQETVKMAKDILGEAGLHFDELNKLRVLDPEVSQQTVELKEECKIFVDKIGEFKKIVGNLIELVDQLAKTTENEKIKAIGARNLLKSIAKQREAQQQQLQALIAEKTTQLERYRVEYETLCKIEADQNEFIDQFIFQK, encoded by the exons ATGGTACGTTCCAAGTGGGCGGGGCTGACGCTGCCTCTGTCGCCGTGGCAGCGCGGGGAGCGGGCCTGGAACGACCCACTTGGGCAG GAGACGGTAAAGATGGCAAAAGACATCCTGGGGGAAGCCGGGCTTCACTTTGATGAGCTGAACAAGCTGCGGGTTTTGGACCCGGAAGTGTCCCAGCAAACGGTGGAGCTGAAAGAGGAGTGCAAAATATTCGTCGACA AAATCGGGGAATTTAAGAAAATAGTGGGCAACCTCATTGAGCTCGTCGACCAGCTCGCCAAAACAACTGAAAACGAGAAAATTAAG GCCATTGGTGCTCGCAACTTGCTGAAATCCATCGCAAAGCAAAGGGAggctcagcagcagcagctccaggCGTTAATAGCAGAGAAGACCACGCAGCTTGAAAG GTACCGAGTCGAGTACGAAACGCTGTGCAAAATAGAAGCGGACCAAAACGAATTCATCGACCAGTTCATTTTCCAGAAATAG
- the tmem97 gene encoding sigma intracellular receptor 2: MSRKNDLTGQEQGSPAHPGRGKWPVLAGAVRPSLAMAATRGLEWLFSFYFFTHIPITLLVDLQPLLPGVYPHQLTDVLTSYTASFKDPLMANPPPWFKAFIYVEAFLHLPFFPIAAYAFWKGNCRWIRTPAIIYATHVATTLTAILPHVLFGDFSKSRPPGPQTPRERLALASVYLPYLLVPLLILFTMLLSPAYNQVEKRKKK; encoded by the exons ATGAGTAGAAAGAATGAcctg ACGGGGCAAGAGCAAGGAAGCCCCGCCCATCCCGGAAGAGGGAAGTGGCCTGTTCTGGCTGGCGCAGTCCGTCCTTCCCTGGCCATGGCCGCCACGCGGGGCTTGGAGtggcttttttccttttatttcttcaCCCACATCCCCATCACTTTGCTGGTGGATCTGCAGCCTCTCCTCCCTGGAGTTTATCCTCACCAA TTGACAGATGTGTTGACCTCGTACACGGCCTCCTTTAAAGACCCCCTGATGGCGAACCCCCCTCCCTGGTTCAAGGCGTTCATTTACGTGGAAGCCTTTTTACACCTGCCTTTCTTCCCCATAGCGGCCTACGCCTTCTGGAAAG GTAACTGCAGGTGGATCCGGACCCCGGCCATCATCTACGCCACCCACGTGGCCACCACCTTGACAGCCATCCTGCCCCACGTCCTGTTTGGCGACTTCTCCAAGTCCCGGCCCCCGGGCCCCCAGACGCCCCGCGAGCGCTTGGCCCTGGCCTCCGTCTACCTGCCCTACTTGCTGGTCCCGCTCCTGATCCTCTTCACCATGCTGCTCAGCCCTGCCTACAACCaggtggaaaaaaggaaaaagaaataa